A window of the Lactuca sativa cultivar Salinas chromosome 5, Lsat_Salinas_v11, whole genome shotgun sequence genome harbors these coding sequences:
- the LOC111881896 gene encoding uncharacterized protein LOC111881896: MGWDDMKTLMLVEYCPHGEIQKLEEEIWSLTMKDSDIVAYTARFSDLVILCPGMVPTKSKKVDRYIWGLSPQIQGNVIATKPLTFDSAKQLAQTLVDHGVLHGSMVPIPEKPKEESGNNKKFWNKQKGESSQKPFKKKQTVAVHTTIILTTVPIPTSTTTSNTPTPIRYAGTFPKCNKCNFHHTGVCKEMHCKNCNKKGHTFRFCRAPAQPISQVPATGVSQACYECGEIGQFKRNCPKAKNAGGTGRVLAIGHKEAIVDPTVVTDTFTVEMANGKNKNTNDIYIGCTLTLNNYSFQIDLMSVSIKSFDIIIVMDWLVPHRADILCFEKSIRLNLPNDESLVIYGDQPSANLQLISCMKARKYLRKDYYAFLAHIVDKTQEVNKIKDIPEVCNFSDVFPEDLSGVPPEHQVKF, encoded by the exons atgggctgggatgATATGAAAACTTTAATGTTAGTAGAATACTGTCCTCACGGCGAAATTCAAAAGCTAGAGGAAGAAATTTGGAGTCTGACGATGAAAGACTCCGATATAGTTGCATATACTGCCAGGTTCAGCGATCTGGTTATTCTGTGTCCAGGAATGGTTCCCACTAAGAGCAAGAAGGTGGATCGGTATATTTGGGGACTCTCTCCTCAGATACAAGGAAATGTAATAGCTACTAAACCTCtcacctttgatagtgccaagcagTTGGCACAAACACTGGTAGACCATGGCGTTCTTCATGGTTCTATGGTACCTATTCCGGAGAAACCTAAGGAAGAGAGTGGTAATAATAAGAAATTTTGGAATAAACAAAAAGGAGAGTCGTCACAGAAACCATTTAAGAAGAAACAAACTGTAGCAGTGCACACTACTATTATTCTAACTACCGTTCCTATTCCTACATCTACTACAACTTCTAATACTCCAACCCCGATTCGATATGCTGGAACTTTTCCAAAGTGCAATAAATGCAACTTTCATCACACGGGAGTTTGCAAGGAAATGCACTGTAAAAATTGCAATAAGAAGGGGCATACTTTCCGCTTCTGTAGAGCTCCAGCACAGCCAATATCTCAAGTCCCTGCCACAGGAGTTAGTCAAGCTTGTTATGAGTGTGGCGAAATAGGGCaattcaagagaaactgcccaaaggcaaAGAATGCTGGAGGTACAGGAAGAGTTTTAGCAATTGGTCACAAAGAAGCAATCGTTGATCCTACtgtggtgaccg AcacattcactgtagagatggctaATGGCAAGAATAAGAACAcaaatgatatatacatagggtGTACACTTACTTTAAACAACTACTCCTTCCAaatagaccttatgtcggtctccaTAAAAAGCTTTGACATCATTATCGTCATGGACTGGCTAGTTCCTCATCGTGCCGATATTCTTTGTTTCGAAAAATCCATCCGCCTCAACTTACCAAATGATGAATCTCTTGTTATCTATGGTGACCAACCTAGTGCAAATCTTCAACTCATTTCTTGTATGAAGGCTAGGAAGTATCTTCGCAAAGATTACTATGCATTCTTAGCTCACATAGTCGATAAAACACAAGAAGTGAATAAAATCAAGGATATTCCTGAAGTCTGCAATTTCTCTGATGTATTTCCTGAAGACCTCTCAGGAGTCCCTCCTGAACACCAAGTCAAATTCTGA